The Candidatus Nanopelagicales bacterium genome includes a region encoding these proteins:
- the msrB gene encoding peptide-methionine (R)-S-oxide reductase MsrB: MTGTPARDGADRPDGSVFPVLKSEDEWRHNLTDEEYHVLRKAGTEPAFSGEYVDTKTRGTYLCRACQAPLFSSDTKFDSHCGWPSFFTPLAGESVVLIEDRSLGMSRVEARCANCGSHLGHVFSGEGYDTPTDQRWCINSISVRLDPVADSPDGNQ; encoded by the coding sequence ATGACAGGTACGCCAGCAAGGGACGGTGCCGATCGTCCCGACGGCTCAGTGTTCCCAGTACTGAAGTCCGAGGACGAGTGGCGGCACAACCTCACCGACGAGGAGTACCACGTGCTGCGCAAGGCTGGCACTGAGCCCGCCTTCAGCGGCGAGTACGTCGACACCAAGACGCGAGGAACCTACCTTTGCCGAGCCTGCCAGGCTCCGTTGTTCTCGTCGGACACCAAGTTCGATTCGCACTGCGGTTGGCCGTCGTTTTTCACGCCGTTAGCTGGCGAATCAGTGGTTCTCATCGAGGATCGTTCGCTCGGCATGAGCCGGGTCGAGGCCAGGTGCGCCAATTGCGGCTCGCACCTCGGGCATGTCTTCAGCGGTGAGGGTTACGACACGCCCACCGACCAACGCTGGTGCATCAACTCAATCAGCGTTCGTCTTGATCCGGTCGCGGACTCGCCTGATGGGAACCAGTAG
- a CDS encoding chlorite dismutase family protein yields the protein MAEAPKARDINAQIRYTMWSVFRVDRTQVATNLTAATSELVEQAAAALDRGAEDDVVVRGWYDVAGLRGDADVMLWLHAPTSDALQDAYHAILKTDFGSVLEPVWSQMALHRPAEFNKSHVPAFMADERAHSYVCVYPFVRSYEWYLLPDEERRELLVEHGMMGREYPDVRANTVASFALGDYEWILAFEADDLDRIVDLMRHLRASRARMHVREEIPFYTGRRRELGDFIGDLR from the coding sequence ATGGCTGAAGCACCCAAGGCGCGCGACATCAATGCCCAGATTCGGTACACGATGTGGTCGGTTTTCCGCGTCGACCGCACTCAGGTAGCCACCAATCTCACAGCCGCCACGAGCGAGCTCGTCGAGCAGGCAGCAGCCGCGCTCGATCGTGGTGCTGAGGACGACGTTGTTGTGCGCGGTTGGTACGACGTCGCAGGCCTTCGCGGCGACGCCGACGTGATGCTGTGGCTGCACGCCCCAACCAGTGACGCACTCCAGGATGCCTACCACGCGATTCTCAAGACGGACTTTGGGTCAGTGCTGGAACCGGTCTGGTCGCAGATGGCATTGCACCGCCCGGCCGAGTTCAACAAGTCCCATGTGCCAGCGTTCATGGCCGACGAGCGCGCCCACAGCTACGTTTGCGTCTACCCATTCGTTCGTTCGTATGAGTGGTATCTGCTGCCCGACGAGGAACGTCGTGAGTTGTTGGTCGAGCACGGAATGATGGGTCGTGAATACCCCGACGTTCGAGCGAACACCGTCGCCTCGTTCGCCCTCGGCGACTACGAGTGGATACTGGCCTTTGAGGCCGACGACCTCGACCGCATCGTTGACTTGATGAGGCATTTGCGCGCATCGCGCGCCCGGATGCATGTGCGGGAAGAGATTCCGTTCTACACCGGGCGTCGTCGAGAGCTCGGCGATTTCATAGGAGATCTGCGATGA
- the hemG gene encoding protoporphyrinogen oxidase yields MSDTSGSRPSLRLIAGELLSTIAQDVDDVAEIALGGRPMGTDPGAEIAEPPESIARKPRIAVVGGGIAGLSAAWSLINDRGVDAEIIVFESENDVGGKLKLGQVDGITVDAGAESLLAIRPEAVALAKAVGLAASITHPATTQASLLSGGSLHPLPTGLISGVPTDLRALAASDILSTPGLLRIPLDHLLPKTGIDVDVSIGDYVAARLGREVVDRLVEPMVGGVYAGRAEDLSLEMTMPALFRLARRERSLLTAAREARATGAAPSGSRRGPIFAGITGGVGRLGPAVADRLRRRGVRIERDSTVTGVRRVGKGWRLIVNQAGEARRENVDAVVLAVPAMAAAKVLRQANPLVASTLDTIDYASVALVTYVFNTAEVPPNVQGSGFLVPPVEGHAIKAATYSSRKWTWVAKAGAGAKGSKRGRGKRPSRTVVRVSLGRYGEAEVLQRDNAELAALGARDLHAITGLPSTPVASLVTRWGGALPQYTVGHRSRVAAIREGLIDTPGIAVCGAAYDGVGIAACIGSAQFAAGQVAGYLLERGQWAHG; encoded by the coding sequence ATGTCCGATACGTCGGGTTCGCGCCCAAGTCTGCGCCTCATTGCCGGGGAGCTTCTATCGACGATCGCGCAAGACGTCGACGACGTCGCCGAGATCGCGCTCGGCGGGCGGCCAATGGGAACTGATCCCGGTGCCGAGATAGCGGAGCCCCCCGAATCCATCGCGCGCAAGCCTCGGATCGCGGTTGTGGGTGGTGGGATTGCTGGCCTGTCCGCGGCATGGTCGTTGATCAACGATCGCGGAGTTGACGCAGAGATCATTGTCTTCGAGTCGGAGAATGACGTGGGCGGGAAACTCAAGCTCGGCCAGGTCGATGGCATCACGGTCGACGCTGGTGCCGAGTCGCTACTGGCCATCAGACCGGAGGCGGTGGCGCTGGCCAAAGCAGTCGGCCTCGCCGCCTCGATCACGCACCCGGCAACCACCCAGGCATCGTTGTTGTCCGGCGGCTCGCTCCACCCGCTGCCGACCGGCTTGATCAGTGGTGTGCCGACCGACCTGCGGGCCCTGGCCGCAAGCGACATTCTGTCGACGCCGGGGCTGCTGCGCATTCCACTGGACCACCTACTTCCCAAGACGGGCATCGATGTGGACGTGTCCATCGGGGACTACGTCGCCGCGCGGCTCGGTCGCGAGGTGGTGGATCGGTTGGTGGAGCCGATGGTTGGTGGTGTCTATGCCGGTCGCGCCGAGGACCTGAGTCTGGAAATGACGATGCCCGCGCTCTTCCGGCTTGCTCGTCGTGAGCGGTCCCTGCTGACGGCGGCCAGGGAAGCGCGGGCGACGGGGGCGGCTCCGAGTGGTTCCCGACGAGGACCGATCTTCGCAGGAATCACCGGTGGAGTTGGCCGATTGGGACCGGCCGTAGCCGATCGCCTGCGCCGCCGCGGAGTCAGGATTGAACGGGATTCGACGGTCACTGGCGTACGCAGGGTCGGCAAGGGTTGGCGACTGATCGTCAATCAGGCAGGCGAGGCGCGACGTGAGAACGTCGACGCAGTAGTGCTGGCGGTGCCAGCCATGGCCGCCGCAAAGGTGCTGAGGCAGGCGAATCCGCTCGTCGCGTCCACGCTGGACACCATCGACTACGCCAGCGTGGCGCTGGTGACATACGTCTTCAACACCGCCGAGGTTCCGCCCAACGTGCAGGGCAGCGGATTCCTCGTCCCACCCGTCGAAGGCCACGCCATCAAGGCGGCGACCTACTCGTCGCGCAAGTGGACGTGGGTTGCCAAAGCCGGTGCCGGGGCGAAGGGGTCCAAGCGCGGCCGGGGCAAGCGACCAAGCCGAACCGTTGTGCGGGTCTCCCTCGGTCGCTACGGAGAGGCCGAGGTTCTGCAACGCGACAATGCCGAGCTAGCAGCGCTCGGGGCCAGGGACCTGCACGCGATTACGGGCTTGCCATCAACGCCAGTCGCCTCCCTGGTGACGCGGTGGGGCGGGGCACTGCCGCAGTACACCGTCGGCCATCGGTCAAGGGTGGCGGCGATCCGAGAAGGATTGATCGACACGCCCGGAATCGCAGTCTGCGGGGCGGCCTACGACGGCGTCGGAATCGCTGCCTGTATCGGCTCAGCTCAGTTTGCTGCGGGGCAGGTGGCCGGGTACTTGCTTGAGCGGGGACAATGGGCGCATGGCTGA
- a CDS encoding carotenoid biosynthesis protein: protein MTIGLQICWPLTSGQALAHLTVLTVLVFAATSVGHAWIHRGGRWALQYAVTTTVFAFLLEWLGVSTGFPFTSYSYNDELGLRVLDVPLIIPIAWTMAAYPALLLARTIATRARWNPLTASAIGAVAMTAWDIFLDPQMVAAGYWTWVRPFWSLPGVPGIPAINFAGWLLGSFVLMLVLSPLRDDGAAGGLPKAQGVPAALWAWMWIGGVVANAFFLGRPSVALVGGLAMATVSVPYFLTLWRAHGRGNNPVVT, encoded by the coding sequence GTGACAATTGGTTTGCAGATCTGCTGGCCACTGACGTCCGGGCAGGCCCTCGCGCACCTCACTGTGCTGACGGTGTTGGTGTTCGCGGCGACCAGTGTCGGCCACGCCTGGATCCATCGCGGCGGTCGCTGGGCGCTGCAATACGCCGTCACCACCACCGTCTTTGCGTTCCTGCTGGAGTGGCTCGGTGTCTCAACGGGGTTCCCATTTACCTCGTACTCGTACAACGACGAGTTGGGTCTGCGCGTCCTAGATGTTCCGCTGATCATCCCGATCGCGTGGACGATGGCCGCCTATCCGGCGCTGCTACTGGCTCGCACCATCGCCACCCGGGCTCGATGGAATCCACTGACCGCCAGCGCAATAGGGGCAGTGGCGATGACGGCTTGGGACATCTTCTTGGATCCACAGATGGTCGCAGCCGGGTACTGGACCTGGGTGCGACCGTTCTGGTCCCTGCCGGGAGTACCCGGCATCCCCGCGATCAACTTCGCCGGATGGTTGCTCGGCAGCTTCGTGTTGATGCTGGTGCTCAGCCCTTTGCGTGACGATGGTGCCGCCGGTGGACTGCCGAAAGCACAGGGAGTCCCGGCCGCGCTTTGGGCCTGGATGTGGATCGGCGGCGTCGTCGCCAATGCGTTCTTCTTGGGCCGACCCTCGGTCGCACTGGTCGGGGGCCTGGCGATGGCGACCGTCTCCGTGCCGTACTTCCTGACGTTGTGGCGCGCCCATGGCCGCGGCAACAACCCGGTGGTGACATGA
- a CDS encoding glycosyltransferase, protein MRPSFRSTVILATVASAALSAHSLVNAFLLRRTSTAARRPLARRTMPERVSLLLPVRDERRHVGECVASLLRVEGVEEILVLDDGSTDGTAQLAADQIVGNSRARLMMSGHDDAPPAGWLGKPWACQRLADAAAGTVLVFVDADVRLKPDAVASAVALLRDRGLGLISPYPRQAADGVLPRLVQPLLQWSWLTFVPLRLSEASLRQSLAVANGQFLVVDADEYRRAGGHAAVRTEVIEDVAIARNLRAHGARTAVTDGSDLATCRMYQDGAELVEGYRKSLWAAFGSPTGALAATGLLAFVYLLPPIAVVLGRDRTTRNWGWTGYAAGICGRTAVAVRTQQRVLPDVLFQPASIATLCALTGWSLLGRQRGTLQWKGRAIG, encoded by the coding sequence ATGAGGCCATCGTTTCGTTCAACCGTCATCCTCGCGACTGTCGCCAGCGCGGCACTGAGTGCGCACAGCTTGGTCAATGCGTTCCTACTCCGGCGCACGAGTACTGCTGCGCGTCGTCCGCTAGCTCGGCGAACGATGCCCGAGCGGGTCAGTTTGCTGCTGCCCGTTCGCGACGAGCGACGCCACGTTGGTGAGTGCGTGGCGAGCCTGCTTCGAGTGGAAGGAGTCGAAGAGATCCTGGTTCTCGATGACGGCTCCACCGATGGAACTGCGCAGTTGGCAGCCGATCAGATAGTCGGCAATTCGCGAGCGCGGCTCATGATGAGTGGCCACGACGACGCTCCCCCGGCCGGTTGGTTGGGCAAGCCCTGGGCATGTCAGCGCCTTGCCGACGCTGCGGCAGGCACGGTCTTGGTCTTCGTTGATGCCGACGTTCGACTCAAACCCGACGCAGTTGCCTCCGCTGTGGCGCTGCTGCGCGATCGAGGCCTTGGCCTGATTAGTCCCTATCCACGGCAGGCCGCTGACGGGGTACTGCCCCGCCTGGTCCAGCCGCTGTTGCAGTGGTCGTGGTTGACGTTCGTGCCGCTTCGGCTTTCGGAAGCTTCACTACGTCAATCGCTGGCGGTGGCGAACGGGCAGTTCCTCGTTGTCGACGCCGACGAGTACCGTCGCGCTGGTGGCCATGCAGCCGTGCGAACTGAGGTCATCGAGGACGTCGCCATCGCCCGAAACCTGCGTGCCCACGGCGCTCGCACGGCGGTAACAGACGGATCGGACCTTGCCACCTGCCGCATGTATCAAGACGGCGCAGAGTTGGTCGAGGGATACCGCAAATCGCTGTGGGCAGCTTTCGGCTCGCCCACCGGAGCGCTGGCCGCGACCGGACTGCTGGCGTTTGTCTATCTATTGCCTCCGATCGCCGTGGTCCTCGGCCGCGATCGAACCACCCGCAACTGGGGTTGGACGGGCTACGCGGCAGGGATCTGCGGACGCACGGCCGTTGCTGTTCGCACCCAACAGCGGGTGCTTCCCGACGTACTATTCCAACCGGCGTCAATTGCGACACTGTGCGCGCTGACAGGTTGGTCGCTGCTCGGCCGGCAGCGCGGAACATTGCAGTGGAAGGGCCGGGCCATCGGTTAG
- the crtI gene encoding phytoene desaturase produces MSRVVVVGAGVAGMAVAARLRVRGHHVMLLEQAETYGGKARQYRRDGFVFDTGPSLLTLPAVYRDLFLKTGKALEDTVDLQPVEPGTSYRWADGTHATVPGVGITGVAAALGDALGGTAADDWRTLMRRAAHVWRLTRKSVLESELSGPKDLFSLASSMTDIRTVAPWQTLRGIGNRNLRDPRLVTFLDRYATYSGSDPRKAPAALVTIPYVEQNFGSWHVGGGIGSLVTALFERCLERGVTVEFNADVERIETAAGRVTAVLLTSGRRLPADVVVSDADATHLYADLLTDPSAAKPLKQINRATPSFSGFVILAAVTGRTPGIAHHNVWFPTDYDDEFNSVFAGRPASDPTIYACVPADPAMKPDGEHESWFILVNAPRHGQQPDEFDWRAPDVATQYATAILSKLATRGVDLRDRLLWSHVRTPADLETESRAPGGAIYGTSSNGVRAAFLRPANRSPIPGLFLVGGSSHPGGGLPLVGMSAELVANLVGRAVRPDRASAQ; encoded by the coding sequence GTGTCGCGAGTGGTGGTCGTCGGAGCCGGAGTAGCAGGCATGGCGGTCGCTGCCAGGCTACGGGTCCGCGGACACCACGTCATGCTTCTTGAACAGGCCGAAACCTACGGCGGCAAGGCGCGGCAGTACCGGCGCGACGGCTTCGTTTTCGACACCGGTCCGAGCTTGCTGACGCTGCCAGCTGTGTACCGGGATCTCTTTCTCAAGACCGGCAAAGCGCTCGAGGACACTGTCGATTTGCAGCCAGTCGAACCCGGCACGTCCTACCGATGGGCCGACGGGACGCACGCGACTGTTCCTGGTGTCGGAATCACTGGAGTTGCTGCGGCACTCGGTGATGCCCTCGGTGGTACCGCCGCTGACGACTGGCGCACCCTCATGCGCCGGGCTGCGCACGTCTGGCGGTTGACCCGAAAGTCCGTGCTCGAGTCTGAACTCAGCGGCCCAAAGGATCTGTTCAGCCTCGCCTCGTCAATGACGGACATTCGCACGGTGGCGCCGTGGCAGACCCTGCGCGGCATCGGCAATCGCAACCTTCGCGACCCACGTCTGGTCACCTTCCTGGATCGGTACGCGACGTACTCAGGTTCAGACCCGCGAAAGGCCCCGGCGGCGCTAGTGACCATCCCTTACGTCGAGCAGAACTTTGGCAGCTGGCACGTTGGTGGCGGAATCGGTTCGCTGGTGACCGCCCTCTTCGAGCGCTGCCTGGAACGCGGCGTCACCGTCGAGTTCAATGCCGACGTCGAGCGCATCGAGACTGCTGCTGGCCGAGTCACCGCCGTACTCCTGACCAGTGGGCGCCGCCTGCCCGCCGATGTGGTGGTGTCGGACGCAGACGCGACCCACCTGTACGCCGATCTGCTGACTGATCCAAGCGCGGCCAAGCCATTGAAGCAGATCAACCGCGCAACTCCATCCTTCTCCGGATTCGTCATTCTCGCTGCGGTGACGGGCCGCACCCCCGGGATTGCCCACCACAATGTGTGGTTTCCGACCGACTACGACGACGAGTTCAACTCGGTGTTCGCGGGTCGGCCAGCGAGCGATCCGACCATCTACGCCTGCGTGCCGGCTGACCCCGCCATGAAGCCCGACGGCGAGCATGAGTCGTGGTTCATCCTCGTCAATGCTCCCCGCCATGGACAGCAACCCGACGAGTTCGACTGGCGGGCACCCGACGTGGCGACGCAGTACGCGACCGCCATCCTGAGCAAACTGGCCACGCGCGGTGTTGACCTGCGAGATCGACTGCTGTGGTCGCATGTGCGAACCCCTGCCGACCTCGAAACGGAGAGCCGCGCGCCTGGCGGTGCGATCTACGGGACGTCCAGCAACGGTGTGCGGGCGGCGTTCTTGCGCCCGGCGAATCGTTCGCCCATCCCGGGGCTCTTCCTTGTGGGTGGTTCATCACACCCGGGCGGCGGGTTGCCGTTGGTTGGGATGTCGGCCGAACTCGTTGCCAATCTGGTGGGGCGGGCTGTGCGCCCGGATCGTGCGTCGGCTCAGTGA
- a CDS encoding CDP-alcohol phosphatidyltransferase family protein — protein MSDASERLGWAEPATTRDEYFQRWSQLHGGVDPNASRLTRWWLTFAYVVARPITAMGVSPNGMTLIGAVVALLVPLLGWLSSRQAAPTAGAWVPLTDGAATTGGSLWLWLAVLACAVSGLADNLDGAVAVISGRTTKWGYVLDSVVDRLSDAALLVALWAIGAPAAVCVAAGFLTVLQEYSRARAGAAGMSEVGVVSIWERPTRVIVTAVFIALAAIAPYGLTAADWASIGAYAALGLSVFGLTQVTWAIRAALRSMERPRSSSQ, from the coding sequence ATGTCTGATGCCAGCGAGCGACTCGGCTGGGCGGAGCCCGCGACCACTCGCGACGAGTACTTCCAGCGTTGGTCACAGTTGCACGGGGGTGTTGATCCCAACGCCTCCCGATTGACCCGATGGTGGCTCACGTTCGCCTACGTCGTTGCTCGGCCGATTACCGCGATGGGGGTCTCGCCCAACGGCATGACGTTAATCGGTGCGGTCGTCGCGCTACTGGTGCCGCTGCTCGGCTGGCTCAGTTCCAGGCAGGCCGCGCCGACTGCGGGGGCGTGGGTGCCACTGACCGACGGGGCAGCGACAACCGGTGGCTCGCTGTGGCTTTGGCTTGCTGTCCTCGCGTGCGCCGTCAGCGGCTTGGCGGACAACCTTGATGGTGCGGTCGCCGTCATCAGCGGGCGAACGACCAAGTGGGGCTACGTCCTCGACTCCGTGGTCGACCGACTGTCAGACGCGGCCCTGCTGGTAGCTCTGTGGGCAATCGGAGCGCCTGCCGCGGTTTGTGTCGCCGCCGGATTCCTCACCGTCTTGCAGGAGTACAGCCGCGCCCGAGCGGGTGCCGCTGGGATGAGCGAGGTTGGCGTCGTCAGCATCTGGGAACGGCCAACGAGAGTCATTGTGACTGCGGTATTCATAGCGCTCGCAGCGATCGCTCCATACGGTCTGACTGCGGCAGACTGGGCGTCGATCGGCGCGTACGCTGCCCTTGGTCTGAGCGTCTTCGGTCTGACCCAGGTCACGTGGGCCATTCGCGCCGCCCTCAGATCAATGGAGCGACCGCGATCGTCCTCACAGTGA
- the metF gene encoding methylenetetrahydrofolate reductase [NAD(P)H], producing the protein MKSTLHELLGQGRRSFSFEFFPPKTDAGELALWRALEELEPLGPTFVSVTYGAGGSTRDRTIAITARIAKETSMVPVGHLTCVGASADQLRGVIAEYESAGVRNILALRGDPEGGPAAVWTPTPDGLSYASELVSLVRESGDFCVGVAAFPDLHPASASADLDVDVLLKKQAAGAEFAITQFFFDADSYFRLVDRAVAAGCTIPIIPGIMPVTNLAQIQRFAALSGAAFPADLAARFEAVPDAQTVSSLGVELASELCRELLDRGAPGLHFYTLNRSTATREIYANLGVAPQKQD; encoded by the coding sequence ATGAAGTCGACGTTGCATGAGCTTTTGGGGCAGGGCCGACGGTCATTCTCCTTCGAGTTCTTTCCTCCGAAGACCGACGCTGGCGAGCTCGCGCTTTGGCGCGCACTCGAAGAACTTGAGCCGCTGGGTCCGACGTTCGTTTCGGTCACTTATGGTGCGGGCGGATCGACCCGGGACCGCACCATCGCGATTACCGCGCGCATCGCCAAGGAAACGTCGATGGTTCCGGTCGGTCACCTGACCTGCGTTGGGGCGAGCGCAGACCAGTTGCGTGGCGTCATCGCCGAGTACGAATCCGCTGGCGTGCGCAACATCCTGGCGCTTCGGGGTGACCCTGAAGGTGGTCCAGCCGCTGTCTGGACGCCAACGCCAGATGGCCTTTCCTACGCGTCCGAACTGGTCTCCCTGGTGCGTGAGTCAGGTGATTTCTGCGTCGGCGTTGCGGCCTTCCCGGACTTACACCCAGCATCCGCCTCAGCCGATCTCGACGTGGACGTCCTGCTCAAGAAGCAGGCGGCCGGGGCCGAGTTCGCGATAACCCAGTTCTTTTTCGATGCCGACAGCTACTTCCGACTGGTTGACCGCGCTGTTGCTGCCGGGTGCACTATTCCGATCATTCCAGGCATCATGCCGGTCACGAATCTGGCACAGATTCAGCGATTTGCGGCGCTATCGGGGGCCGCCTTCCCAGCTGATCTGGCGGCTCGGTTTGAGGCGGTGCCCGACGCTCAGACGGTTTCCTCGCTCGGGGTCGAGCTAGCCAGTGAACTGTGTCGGGAGCTCCTGGATCGGGGGGCACCTGGTCTGCACTTCTACACGCTGAACCGATCCACAGCGACCAGGGAGATCTACGCGAACCTCGGCGTTGCACCGCAGAAGCAGGACTGA
- a CDS encoding polyprenyl synthetase family protein, translated as MTPQAPADAIREVRDRVTSELLSFIDTREPILTSISPELSDLHSTLRDFLRSGKRLRPLFCWWGWRAAGGSSDNEAALRAATSLEFLQACALIHDDVMDGSETRRGLPAAHKRLATLHTQHHWHGDPEAFGVAGAILLGDLCLSWNDEMFLEPGLPVGDVLRAKRILDITRTELMGGQYLDVVEQAKGSASIDQTLRVARYKSAKYTIERPLHIGATLAGAPPELIEAFTGYGLPLGEAFQLRDDFLGIFGDPGVTGKPAGDDIREGKRTFLIAATLEKANHAQTKVVHEALGNADLRVDDVTAIRQIIVDTGALARAEDHIASCTEQALSALDSVELAPPAREVLGDLALAATNRRV; from the coding sequence GTGACCCCCCAAGCTCCAGCGGACGCGATCCGAGAAGTCCGTGACCGCGTCACCAGCGAGCTCCTCAGCTTCATCGACACTCGCGAACCGATCCTCACCTCCATCTCTCCTGAACTATCCGACCTGCACTCCACGCTGCGCGACTTCCTGCGTAGCGGCAAGCGGCTGCGGCCGCTGTTCTGCTGGTGGGGTTGGCGCGCAGCTGGCGGCAGTAGCGACAACGAGGCAGCGCTGCGTGCTGCCACCTCGCTGGAGTTCCTACAGGCGTGTGCGCTGATCCACGACGACGTGATGGACGGATCCGAGACGCGCCGGGGTTTGCCCGCCGCGCACAAGCGCCTGGCAACCCTGCACACGCAGCACCACTGGCATGGCGATCCAGAAGCCTTCGGGGTCGCGGGCGCAATTCTGCTCGGCGATCTCTGCCTGTCCTGGAATGACGAGATGTTCCTTGAGCCTGGTCTGCCCGTCGGTGACGTCCTGCGCGCCAAGAGGATCCTGGACATCACCCGCACGGAGTTGATGGGCGGCCAGTATCTGGACGTGGTTGAGCAGGCGAAGGGCAGCGCCAGTATCGACCAGACCCTGCGAGTTGCGCGGTACAAGTCCGCCAAATACACGATCGAGCGGCCGTTGCATATCGGTGCCACGTTGGCCGGGGCCCCTCCCGAGCTGATCGAGGCCTTTACCGGCTACGGCCTGCCACTCGGGGAGGCATTCCAGCTCCGTGACGATTTCTTGGGCATCTTCGGCGACCCTGGCGTGACTGGGAAACCAGCCGGCGACGATATCCGCGAGGGCAAGCGCACGTTCCTCATCGCAGCGACCCTTGAGAAAGCGAACCACGCGCAGACGAAGGTCGTTCACGAGGCACTCGGCAATGCCGACCTGCGTGTGGACGACGTAACGGCCATCCGGCAGATCATCGTCGACACCGGGGCACTTGCCCGCGCCGAAGACCACATTGCCAGTTGCACAGAACAAGCACTGTCCGCGTTGGACTCTGTCGAGTTAGCCCCACCGGCCCGCGAGGTTCTGGGGGATCTCGCACTCGCTGCCACGAACCGAAGAGTCTGA
- the crtI gene encoding phytoene desaturase, whose product MRTVVGPTDRVVIVGAGLGGLSTALRLAGAGRDVTVIEREPVPGGRAGIWQSEGYQFDTGPTVLTMPTLIEEAFACVGETMADWLELEPVSPLYRAYYPDGSKLDVHANVEEMAVEIDRTIGAQESANYRDFVDYVSTLYRLEMNDFIDRNIDSPFDLLTTNLARLVAVGGFRRLAPKVGSFLKDPRTQRVFSFQAMYAGLSPFDALAIYAVIAYMDSVAGVFFPKGGMHAVPEALAGAAAKHGVKFRYSQTVTQIEKNGSRATAVITESGERIPADVVVVNPDLPVAYRDLLDKDPWSIRRLKYSPSCAVLLTGSTATYSQISHHNIHFGRTWRQVFTELIDDGKLMSDPSFFVTNSTLSDPSLAPAGRQSYYVLFPTPNNRSDINWREFGPRYRDIMVSTLEKNGYVGFGDSIEVERLTTPADWEEMGMEAGAPFAASHSFTQTGPFRPRNIWGDNVVFTGSGTTPGVGVPMVMISGKLAAQRITG is encoded by the coding sequence ATGCGGACAGTCGTTGGACCAACCGATCGAGTTGTGATCGTCGGTGCAGGCCTTGGGGGGTTGTCGACGGCACTGCGGCTAGCCGGCGCTGGCCGCGACGTCACCGTCATCGAACGTGAGCCGGTTCCGGGTGGTCGGGCAGGGATCTGGCAGTCCGAAGGCTACCAATTCGACACCGGGCCCACCGTGTTAACGATGCCGACTCTGATCGAGGAGGCCTTCGCCTGCGTCGGCGAGACTATGGCTGACTGGCTGGAGTTGGAGCCGGTATCGCCGCTGTACCGGGCGTACTACCCCGACGGTTCGAAGCTCGACGTCCACGCCAATGTCGAGGAGATGGCAGTCGAAATCGATCGGACCATCGGAGCGCAGGAATCGGCGAACTATCGCGACTTCGTTGACTATGTTTCGACGCTGTACCGGTTGGAAATGAACGACTTCATCGATCGCAACATCGACTCGCCATTCGACTTGCTGACAACCAATCTGGCCCGGTTGGTCGCGGTTGGCGGGTTCCGTCGGCTCGCCCCCAAAGTTGGTTCGTTCCTCAAGGATCCGCGAACTCAGCGGGTGTTCTCGTTCCAGGCCATGTACGCGGGGCTGTCACCGTTTGACGCGCTGGCCATCTACGCCGTGATTGCCTACATGGACTCGGTCGCCGGGGTGTTCTTCCCCAAGGGTGGGATGCACGCGGTGCCGGAAGCTCTTGCCGGTGCTGCGGCCAAACACGGGGTGAAGTTCCGGTACTCGCAAACAGTGACGCAGATCGAGAAAAACGGATCGCGCGCTACGGCCGTCATCACCGAGTCCGGCGAGCGAATCCCGGCCGACGTGGTCGTAGTCAACCCGGATCTGCCCGTCGCCTACCGAGATCTGCTCGACAAGGACCCGTGGTCGATCCGCCGACTGAAGTACTCGCCCTCGTGCGCAGTTCTGCTCACCGGCTCCACCGCCACCTATAGCCAGATCTCTCACCACAACATTCACTTCGGCCGAACGTGGCGGCAGGTCTTCACGGAGTTAATCGATGACGGAAAACTCATGAGCGATCCGAGCTTCTTCGTCACCAACTCGACCTTGTCGGATCCCTCATTGGCGCCCGCTGGACGCCAGAGTTACTACGTCCTCTTCCCGACTCCGAACAACCGATCGGACATCAACTGGCGTGAGTTTGGCCCGCGCTATCGGGACATCATGGTGTCCACGTTGGAGAAGAATGGATATGTCGGCTTCGGCGACAGCATCGAGGTTGAGCGCCTGACGACCCCGGCAGACTGGGAAGAAATGGGCATGGAGGCAGGGGCACCCTTCGCCGCCAGCCACTCGTTCACCCAGACCGGGCCATTCAGGCCGCGCAACATCTGGGGCGACAACGTCGTATTCACTGGGTCGGGCACGACTCCGGGGGTCGGCGTACCAATGGTGATGATCTCCGGCAAATTGGCTGCCCAACGCATCACGGGCTAG